The Fusarium falciforme chromosome 10, complete sequence DNA segment GCAGAGCTCCCTTGTGATGAGTATCTCGTCCAGCTTGTTCGAGTACAGCAAGTTGCCAACACTATCGACAAAACACTTTATCAAGATCTGAGTGCAACAGAAGCCATCCTTCCTAGTGCAGTACTCATGGCTGTTTCATATCTTGAAAAGGAAGTAGAGGCGATTAAAAGCTCTTTCCCACAAGGACTTCCTCAACAAGGTAAGTACAATTATGCTCAATAGGGTCAATCTTACTCACCTATGGCAGAGTTGTTGCTGATGTCTTGCCATGTGTTACAAATATTTTTGTACAAGGTGGGCATGGATGACCGCCTACTGCAGAGCCTAGACACAGCAGGTTCTTCGGCTTACTCTCTGCGAGTGTCTAACCTCCTGGCTTCATGCTTCAAGGCAGTAAAAGCCGAGACTGCATCCGTTCTGTCCTTGGCAAACACGGTCATTCTATCAATGCCATACCCATACTGGATCCAATTAGGCCATGCTATCTTGATATTTTCACGCCTGTTGGTCACACATCACAACTTCTGGAATCCAGGACTTCTCACCAGCATCCAAGATTTCGCAGATACTGTCGAGGCGTTATCGCAAAAAATCGAAACAGCCATGAACGAAGGCATTAATTCCTCCCCGCCTCGGTTCCTACCAACTATATTCACTAAACTGCGcgaaatatttattaatatctgcAAAGGGGTCGAAGAAAGCTCAAGAGCAAACACACAAAATAATCTTGGCAGTACAGAAACATCAGCCTCTAACATTTTTGAGCCCGGAAACATAGTCATAGATGAGCAGACGGAGGCTTTGCTGTTTAGCTTTTTCACAGATGGGCTCATGTAGACATTGCTTTAAAGATGCTTTTGTGTTAAACGTTGCCAATGAAGCCAGTAATGAAACTTTGAAGAACAAAACCAGAATATTAACTCTCGTTAAGCCCTCAATCTCACGATTAATATGCGCAAAGAACCAAAACATAAGCCACTGATAGCCCTCCATTCAATAAATCCCACAAGGCCGTCCTGAAAGCAAAGTAGGTTtcgcccatccatccaacacCTAACCACTGATCTCCCTTCTCAGTTCGTCCTGCTTAAGGGGCGACGCTGGGCCTCGTCAAAGTGAACTTTTCTTTGCGGCCCTGTTCTGTGGGGGCCATAAGTCACTGCCAGACAGAATCGGCGCTGCGCAAGGGGACTGGTATACCCGGAGGAGACACCAAGATATGGCTGCTCTCGGGGGGACTTCTCCAAGACTTGCCGTATTTGCCGTGCAGGTAGTACTGCGCCTGTAATgccgcctcctcgtcatGGTAGGGGCACTGGCTGTTGTAGTTGTCCGGGCGTGTCCATTGCTTGTTGGGTTGTGAGGCACCTTGCTTTATAAATATTGGCACACTTGCTGTGCGAGGTgtctgctgctgcagctgtGGTTGGGTGGCTGGGACCCTCGTTGGTCTCGGTTGACCGGTTGGATTTACAATTGGCTGGGTCCATGTCTTTTGCTTCTTACTGCCCAAGAGCGCAGAGAAAAAGCCACACATGTTGATTGTTGTGGTGTGTGAAGCCGTACAAAATCGTGGTCGGTGGTTCGTCGGTAGACAATTAAGTGGTGGATGAATTCATGAGGAGAAGTAAGACCGTGTTTGACCGAGTCAAAGAGCAGTGTAGAAAGAATGGGTAAAGATTGCTGTGAGATTCTGTCTGAGTAAGGGATCAAGTAGTGATGTGGGCTGACTGAAgttgtgatgatgatgaagatggagatgggaaaCCAGGCAACTCAACAGAGCCAGCAGAGGTTTTGATTATATAACTGAGTCTCACAAGCTTCAAACCTCAACGTGATTGTTGGCAAACAAAGCGTCGGTCAGGTCGGAAGACGTCTGcagctattaattaactttcGGGCGTCAACAACGTCTTGCATAGATGCGTTGACTTTGACGCACAACCTCACAATACTCAAAGTTAAAGATGCGAGGTCTAACCTACTTCTGCCGTAATTTTTAGAGTAACCTTGGAGAGGAGTGCAGACAATGTTTAAGTCAAGTATGTACAAACCGTTTACGTTCGAATCTACATAGAGGTGATAGCTCATACCTCAGGACATCATCCAAACGTTTTAATTCTTTCTACGTGTCTCCGGACCAGTGTGTATGCCACAATGCATAGCTTGAGCATAACGTCCAAGGTCAAAAACGCGGGACAGAGACTAACACTTTGTGGACGAGTTGCGTCCTCCACAGCACCGTCTATCACATCAGATGTCCGTGTATCTTCACTAGCCCAAGCTACTTATGATTCAAATCATCATCACATGCTTGGTGCGTCTAGAGTAGAGTAGTTGCCTCTGTAGCCCTAAAGGTCGCTTGTGACGCTTAATCCCCTTTCAGCCAAACTTTTCTCTGCCTAGTCTCCAAGTTCACCAAAGAACTCCTCAGGGTACTGTCCCCTCCATTTCTTGAGCTTCACCCCAAGATACTGAGCGTCCCCCTTGGATAATCTTCTTAACAGCCCCATCATAGATGTCTTCTTCAAACACGGTCGTGAGGATCCATTTTACTCTTTTCTCCAGCGCGCCAATCACTGCATTGAAGACAGTTATATTGGATTATCTCAAGATGAGCTTCGAGGCTAAAGGACGAGATTTAGAACGAGTTATCGCACTCTTCGATGAGGGAAGGAAAATTTTTGTCACGTGTCTGATCTGAACTCTGGCCTTTTTATGCTAAAGAAGTAGTTTAAAGCAGGTTAATAATTGTTCTCCCAAGTAGTATGAGAGGTATTTGAGCCAAGTGCCTAGGCTTTCAAAACCCTTGCTGTAGACGACGCCTTCTCAAGCTATGTCACCTAGCCGTTCTCTTCTTAAACTCTTTAACAAAGTTTCTCACCCTAGGCCCAATCCTATCAGGTCGGTTATCCCCCATTTCTACATCATTGCCTTCTTCCAACGAGACCAGCGCGTCTGCGTATGGCTCCCACCCTTGACTATTCCCAAAGTCAATCGCCACTGTTGGTCTCCCACTCTGGGGCTGAATGATAGATCTCTTGTACTCCTCTGTTTGCAGCTGGAAGAGTTTGAGGCAGGGACATGATACTATCCTGGCCTTCAGACAATATTTCTTTAGGAGGAAATCATGCGTGCCCATTGCGTAGTGAATCCCAACGCCCGCGCTTATCAGTGTGATATCAAAGTTCTCGTCATGACAGTTGGAGAATTCATATGCTCCAAGCGTTACGCCTAGACGAGATGAATGACCTGTAAAGCTGATGGCACCATTCTGCGGCAGAGAAATCGTTGTGGGCAACTCGGTCGACCTGATGGACACAAGAAAGGCGcctgcagcttcttcagcgTCACAAGGGCGGATATGAAGGGTTTCGGATTTTGTTCCGCCTGGCATCGAGTGTCTACCTGGCTGTGACGGCTTGATTCTCCTCAGAGAGCTATGTTTTCCTCTCCGGGAGCGCGTCAAGGACGAAAGGGGTGGAGTTATAGGGCCTGCAGCGGTAGTCGGACAATGTTGGTGTCCCGTTGACTTAACGAGATTCTTGCCTGCAACATTGTCCCAAAACTCCTTGGCAAGTGCAGGGTACAATTCTTGATATGCCTTGACTTTGACTAGCCAGTCATCCTCATAGACGTGGCTTCTCTTGCTCACATCCTGGAAGAAGTCGTACAGTTCGAGAAGGAGGTGCAACGGAGTGTTGATATTAAGAGGGAAGGGCAGTCTATCGGACGTGGAGCTGTCTGGTGGTTGGATATTGACAAAAGTCGGTAcattgcttcttcttgcggcACCTAGAGCTATACACAAGGCTTTCTTTGGGGGTTAAAGACTAGTTTGAATCGACGCGGGAGAGACTGGATGAACTCACCAGTGACGAGGTCGTTGTCGTTCACCAGTTCAATCGCGTTCCAACCACGCGTCTTCAACTTTGAAACATCAACGCTAGGACTCAGAGCGCCATTGATGCCATCGTAGATAACGCAAAGGTTATTTAGTCTCCAGCAGCCAGCGAGGGCGACTGTCTCAAGAGCGCTGTCCTGTTGAAAGTTGGTATCGTCAATGACACACCAGATCATGTTATCCAACAGCTCCAAGCCAGGCTTGTTGTACAGCATTGCCAAGTTCTTCATTGCAATCGCCTGACCGATAGCATTCGAGATTGCTTGAGTTGAATGACACGATGGAGTTGATGTTCTGGAAAGGACGCTGACAAGACTAATCGGGTCGACGGCGAAGCCTTCAGATACAATGAGGTGCACGAATAAGTCTTGCCATTTGCTCGTATAGCCTATGGACACATGTTAGACTAAGTAAGTAAATACGTCCAGGGGGTGGCACCACGAACGAGACGTACGTCCTGATGTGACCAATCGATCGCGATTGAAGTAACGACTGTTGCCCACTCTATATCTCATCACATACTTAAAGAGGGCGATTCCGATAGAGGCTTTGAGCCTGGCGGATCTACATGAGGTTTCAGATAAACGATCTGCAAGAAACTATTTTCTGGTGAGACTTACTCATAGTCTCCTTCGTCCGAGTTGGAGACGAGACCAGTAAGCAGCTTCAAGACTCTATCGAGTTGCCGAGGATCATGACAGAAGCTTCCACTGGCCCGAGAGATATCTGAGCCCCCAGTGGAACTATGATGCATCGTATAATTCATGGCTGGAGATCAGGTCGACTGTGTGTAGTAGGTAGGCAGTGGTGAAGAGTGGACTGATGAATCCTGTGGGTCTGCTGCTTCATCTATCTATTCATTCTACAAGCTATTGTATTACCTATTCATACAACTGGTTAAGCTTACCCCCTACCCAGGTTCGCCAGTTGTCATTTTAGAGTTTCATTCGCCGACTCCTTTGATCACGTTTTGACTTTGCTTGATTCGAACAACATAGCCTAGAATCAGGGGGTGGACCTCGCTTCGAGGTCGGCTCGTAACGAGGCCGAGCAGCAGTTGAGCTCGGATGAGGCAACTCGGGGCCCAAATCTGGAGTCCGGTTCGATGCGGTTTAGAAGCCAAAATTGACCGCAGCTTGTTTTGTTCCAGCGAGGTGGCTACTTTGAGGCAGCTTCGGCCAGGCTAGAAACCTCGGTCCCTAGGATGATTGATCGTCAATACTCCTGAGTGAGAAACGCTCTTTTCTTGATCAGTGAGGTCTCCAAAAAGGCCATCAGCCATGTTATTACGCACGGATTTGACCGAAATTTCGAAGTATCCATTGCCAAGTAGCTACCACTGTGGGTGTTGACATAGATCTGAAAAAGAAGCCAGGGCAATAGAAATTCTAGTTGAGTCGAGTTATCATTGTCTGGATGATTGCAACTATTCTAAGCTTTCCCGCTGCTGCCGCAgatatccatccatcgctcaacctcgacctGAAGAACTTCCATACCACCATCCATGAGCTGCATCAGCGGCTCTTGAGCGTGCTCTCTCACATGGACATTCCAGCTCTCCAGGATAAGCTTGTTAATGTTCAGCTTTACCGCACCGTGCTGGATACAGCGCTGCATAATCTCGGGTAAAAAGTCATTGGTCCCATGCAGCGCCATCACCACTCGGTTATTGATCTGGCTGTTAACCTTGGACAGTCGGTCAAAGTCCAGTTGAGGCCCGGCTGGGCCGTAGTCACCATGGATGTTGCCTATGCTTGGTGCGAGAAGATCAATCTCAGCAGCCAGAAagtcctcgacctcctccggCGTAGTAAAGAGTGCTGGCACCGAGTTAGCCATCAGTTTCAAGCTTCCTCCTTCAATTGTAACCTCTATATCGCCTCACCTTCTAGAGATCCCGTGTCTGCGatgccctcttctcctccattAATGCGCCCGCTCTCAGCCTCGACGGCAATGCCGCGGTCATGGCAAACCCTCGTCAAGGCTTTTGTCTTTTCCAAGTTCTCGTCATGCTCATAGTGACTCATGTCCACCATAATCGAGTCAAATGGTAAAGTTGCAGCAGCCTCTCTGATCTGCGCTTCATCCTGCGCATGGTCGAGATGCAACGAGAGCGGCACAGTTGCCGACTTgactgctgccgccgctgcaTATGCCAGAGTCGGCAGCTGGCTGACGGTTGAGGGGAAGAGCTGAAGGATGAGAGGagacttcttggcctcggcagcGCGGACTAGGGCTGTCAGGTGCTCGATATTGTAACTGTAAAAGACGTACATCGAGTGAGAACAGTTCATACCTGATGTGAATGGAGAAGTACCCACCAGATTATGGCCAAGACTCCATACTTGCCCTCAGTTGCTGAGCGGAGGATTTGCAGGGTGCGGTTTTGCTTCTGAATATCCAGCCAGGAACCCATTTTGCGGTCAGTTTTTCCTTGATCACGGATAAATGGAAGAGCGCGTGAATCTCCAGATACTCTCTGATATAATACTGACAAGGATCAAACATCTATGGCTTCCATACTGCTTGACCTCGCTTAGTGGTGAGTCGAGGTGGGGCTGTCCTCGagacgaggccatcatggacTCGAAGCGAGGGCGACCGAAGCGAGGTCTCACACCAATTAAGCCATCTGATCTACTCGGACATGCTACACGGCAATCATTCTCACTGCAATCGAGCTCAGGCTCGTCTCGAAGTTGGGAAGTCCCGGCCATCAACAGATTGAACGACTACAACTTGTCTTGGACGAACAATGAATGCGATGCAACGTCCCAGTATATCTAAGGGCAGACAGCTCGCGATGAATCTCCAGCTTTCACTTCATAAGCACATCTCATTACCAACAACAAGGACTCTACACTTATCGCGACATCATGGCTCCTACACTGGAACTTTACGAGAGGGCTGCCGTTGACAAGATCCCTACCAAGTCCCTCCCCACCAATGGCACCAGCGTCGTTggcctcaagctcgagaGTCCAGAGAAACATGACAGAGTCTTGAAGGTTTTTAGAGCGTTCATCGCAGATCTCTGCCAGCAATTCAATGGTGGACATCCTGGGTAAGCGACCTTTGTTTGTTCGTTCTGTTCACATGACTGATTGGCTTGACTCCTTCAGGTCCGCTATGGGCATGGCAGCGATTGGCATCGCCCTCTACAAGTATGTCATGAGGTACTCTCCCAACAACTGCGAGTACTTTAACCGTGACCGCTTCGTACTGTCTAATGGTATGTGGTTTCTACCGATTCACGATGAATCACGCTGACCAACCAAGGGCATGCCTGTTTATGGCAATACCTCTTCATGCACCTCGTCGGTGTCAAGAGCATGACCCTCGAGCAGCTCAAATCATATCACTCAACAAAGACTGATTCGCTCTGCCCCGGCCATCCTGAAATCGAGAATGAAGGTGTCGAAGTCACTACGGGTCCCCTCGGCCAAGGAGTCGCCAACGCCGTCGGCCTCGCCATGGCCACCAAGAACCTGGCTGCCACATACAACAAGCCAGGATACGATCTGGTGAATAACATGACGTGGTGCATGATTGGTGATGCCTGTCTTCAGGAAGGTGTTGGTCTCGAAGCAGTGTCTCTCGCCGGTCATTGGAGACTCAATAACCTCTGTATTATTTATGACAACAACTCAATCACTTGTGATGGCACAGCGGATGTTGCCAACACCGAGGATATCAATGCCAAGATGAGAGCTACTGGGTGGAATGTACTGGATGTCCTTGACGGAGACTCGAATGTTGCTGGTAAGTTCCAAGCGGCCCTTGCCGAATAACCGTTAACCCATGATTAGCCATCGTCAACGCCCTCGTCGCGGCTCGATCAAGCGACAAGCCCACCTTTATCAACATTCGCACAACCATCGGTTTCGGGTCTTCCAAGGCTGGCAACGCAAAGACACACGGAGCTGCTCTCGGGGTTGACGACGTGGCCAGCATCAAGAAGTCGTTCGACCTTGACCCGAACGAGCATTTCCACATACCACAAGACGTCTATGACATATTCGCAGATGTTCGCACCCGTGGCGATGCCTACGAAGCCGAGTGGCAAGAGACTGTGCAGAGGTACAAGAAGGAAGATCCTGTGCTGGGCACAGAGTTCGGCCTCCGTGTTGCTGGAAAGATGCCCGACGACTGGACAAAGTGCATCCCCGAGAAGTCAGAGCTTCCAACGGAGCCCACGGCATCGCGAAAGTCTGCGGGCATCGTGACCAATATCCTTGGAGAGAGGATCAAGTCCTTCTTGATCGGCACCGCAGATCTTACTCCTTCGTGCAATGTGGCCTTTAACAACAAGGTCGACTTCCAATCAGTAAGTATGAAGAACGGGAGTGTTAGCAGCAAGCACTAACGCACGAACAGCCCGACCTTCGAACCGCCTGTGGTCTGAACGGAAACTACAGTGGCCGCTACATCCACTACGGCATCCGCGAACACGCCATGTGTGCCATCTCCAACGGCCTTGCTGCATTCAACAAGGGCACCTTCATTCCCATGACGAGCTCTTTCTTCATGTTCTACCTCTACGCCGCCCCGGCTGTCCGAATGGCAGCCCTCCAGGGACTCCAGCAGATTCACATCGCTACCCACGACAGTATCGGCACCGGCGAGGATGGACCAACGCATCAGCCGATTGCCCTTCCAGCTCTCTATCGTGCCATGCCGAACACTCTGTACATCCGTCCATGCGATTCGGAGGAGGTGGCAGGCGCTTTTGTGGCCGCTATCCAGGCCACTGAAACACCAACCATCATCTCTCTGTCTCGGCAGAACCTGACACAGTTCCCACAGCACTCCTCACGCGAGGGTGTGAGCCTGGGCGCATACGTCTTTGTAGAGGCTGACGGCGATGATTTCGACGTGACCCTAATCGGAGTTGGTTCCGAGATGGGTCTGACGATGCAGGCTAAGGATCTGCTTCTCAAAGAGTACGGCATCAAGTCAAGAGTAGTCTCTTTCCCCTGCCCCAGGCTCTTTGAGCAACAATCACGACTGTACAAGCAATCGGTCCTGAAGCCTCGCTCTGGAAAGCCGACCGTCGTCATTGAAGCATATGCTGCGAACGGATGGGAGCGGTATGCCGATGCGTCGATATCTATGAGGCGATTCGGAAAGAGTCTTCCATCAAAGGCAGCATACGAATATTTCGGATTCAAGCCTGATAATGTTGCGACAAAGATCAAGGATCTTGTGGAGGAGGTCAAGAGAGATGGCATTGAGATACTGAGGGGTGATTTCAGGGATCTCAATGGAAGCTTGGGCGTTGGCTTTGAGCATTAGGGAAGCTGGTCCATATTGTTTGTTATTGTATTTCAATATTCCAAGTGTGTCACTCAACTTGATGCAAAATTCTCAATGTGCATCAAATCATTCATTTTGACTCTTGCAATAGTAGAACTCGGACTAGTCACTTGCTGATATTCCCAACTTGAGAGACGCCTCGGATATCGACTTCCTTTCATGGAATCATCTCCACGGGGAACAAGCAGCTAAACTGGTCTTAGTTCGGTGGAGAAATGCGGGGTAATTCAACATTGGACGGGTCGTTTAAGCTCTTGTCAATAAATGGAGCTGGTGCCCTCGAGACGAGACCCAGAATGTTTGCCATCCGTCATCAATGGACGCCCATAATCACAATAACCCCCGACGATCTCGTCGCAACAGACCATCCCGTGCTCGCGGTTTGAGAACCTCAACGGGCTGGTAGGTGCTCACTCAGCTCACCTTTATCCTTACTGACACCATCCCACAGTCTCACTTGCAGAAAGAGACGCGTCAAGTGTGATGAAGGCAAGCCCAGATGTGTTCAGTGCTCGAAATCAGATCGTGACTGTCGCTATGCGCAGCCGAGCGACTCGGACCAAGCGGACCGGGATGTCCCCGAGACGGCCGGGCTGCAGGAGAGTGAAGCATGTTGCAGCGGGAATAGTCCGAGCGCCACTCAAGGAACAGACAATACAGAGAATCAGCCCAGTATCCAAGGCACAGCCAGCTACCAGGACACATTTACCGTTCCCCCCGAGACTTCCGTCACATTTCAGCTCCATGACTCCATCGAGGTACCACAAGATGACCCGCCGGAAGCGAGTAGTGGTGATGGAGGTCTACCCAACGT contains these protein-coding regions:
- a CDS encoding Fructose-bisphosphate aldolase; its protein translation is MGSWLDIQKQNRTLQILRSATEGKYGVLAIICYNIEHLTALVRAAEAKKSPLILQLFPSTVSQLPTLAYAAAAAVKSATVPLSLHLDHAQDEAQIREAAATLPFDSIMVDMSHYEHDENLEKTKALTRVCHDRGIAVEAESGRINGGEEGIADTGSLEALFTTPEEVEDFLAAEIDLLAPSIGNIHGDYGPAGPQLDFDRLSKVNSQINNRVVMALHGTNDFLPEIMQRCIQHGAVKLNINKLILESWNVHVREHAQEPLMQLMDGGMEVLQVEVERWMDICGSSGKA
- a CDS encoding Transketolase — encoded protein: MAPTLELYERAAVDKIPTKSLPTNGTSVVGLKLESPEKHDRVLKVFRAFIADLCQQFNGGHPGSAMGMAAIGIALYKYVMRYSPNNCEYFNRDRFVLSNGHACLWQYLFMHLVGVKSMTLEQLKSYHSTKTDSLCPGHPEIENEGVEVTTGPLGQGVANAVGLAMATKNLAATYNKPGYDLVNNMTWCMIGDACLQEGVGLEAVSLAGHWRLNNLCIIYDNNSITCDGTADVANTEDINAKMRATGWNVLDVLDGDSNVAAIVNALVAARSSDKPTFINIRTTIGFGSSKAGNAKTHGAALGVDDVASIKKSFDLDPNEHFHIPQDVYDIFADVRTRGDAYEAEWQETVQRYKKEDPVLGTEFGLRVAGKMPDDWTKCIPEKSELPTEPTASRKSAGIVTNILGERIKSFLIGTADLTPSCNVAFNNKVDFQSPDLRTACGLNGNYSGRYIHYGIREHAMCAISNGLAAFNKGTFIPMTSSFFMFYLYAAPAVRMAALQGLQQIHIATHDSIGTGEDGPTHQPIALPALYRAMPNTLYIRPCDSEEVAGAFVAAIQATETPTIISLSRQNLTQFPQHSSREGVSLGAYVFVEADGDDFDVTLIGVGSEMGLTMQAKDLLLKEYGIKSRVVSFPCPRLFEQQSRLYKQSVLKPRSGKPTVVIEAYAANGWERYADASISMRRFGKSLPSKAAYEYFGFKPDNVATKIKDLVEEVKRDGIEILRGDFRDLNGSLGVGFEH
- a CDS encoding TRANSKETOLASE-1 domain-containing protein, translated to MNYTMHHSSTGGSDISRASGSFCHDPRQLDRVLKLLTGLVSNSDEGDYESARLKASIGIALFKYVMRYRVGNSRYFNRDRLVTSGRYTSKWQDLFVHLIVSEGFAVDPISLVSVLSRTSTPSCHSTQAISNAIGQAIAMKNLAMLYNKPGLELLDNMIWCVIDDTNFQQDSALETVALAGCWRLNNLCVIYDGINGALSPSVDVSKLKTRGWNAIELVNDNDLVTGEFIQSLPRRFKLVFNPQRKPCV